Genomic segment of Panicum virgatum strain AP13 chromosome 9N, P.virgatum_v5, whole genome shotgun sequence:
GTGCATTTCAGGAGCCGTGTGATGTACTGTTCTCGCATAAACTCCGTTGTAAGCGCAACAGTCAACAGTGCGATCCATTTTGTAGTTTCTCATTTAAGATTTAAATTTGTTTCTCTCATTGCAAGTCACCCCTTCGTACTGTTCGGTCCCAATTCTGTAATATCAATGATAATGAGTTTGTTACAGAATGGTTATGGACTTATGATTCCTAGTGTGTCATTTCCTAGTGCCACCTACAGTTCCTAATTGCTTGAGGGCTCATGAAGGTATTATGCTCGAAGACATTAGTCAGAGTTAGCCTAGTCAGAGTTAGCAACGTTTTGTAAACTGCTCAGTGCTTAAATGCTGGAACTAAAATCGGTCTTTTTTTATGCAGTGAAAGCATTGAATGAGATAAAATCTTCACTGGGCTGGAGAGTTGTATACTCATGGGTTGGCGATGACCCTTGCGGGCATGGTGATCTACCACCCTGGTCTGGTGTGACATGCTCACAGCAAGGGGATTACAGAGTTGTGACTGAACTGTAAGAACATTTTCTTGATTTACCTTATCTCCTGGCATAAGCATTTGAAGGTTATTTTATGATTTCAAATTTCCTTCACAAAGATCAAAAAATTGTAAGACTTGAAGCCTCAAAGGTTGAAAATTTTGTTTTGCTCCAACACAGTAAACTCTTCTCACCTATTAATTTGAAATGTCTCCTCACAATGCAAGTACCATCACAAAAACTATTAGTCCACACACCCACCTCCGTGTTGTATCCATTTGAGGGGGCTTTTGTTAAAGCTACCAAAAAAACTTGCAACGTAAAACTAAAATTGTTGTTAGAACAAGGTGGTGGTATGTTCAGCTGGCTTGTCAGCTAGCCAGCTAGCAGtgttttttctctcacaccaaatcagtatcagccaccagccagctagCAGTACTTTTGTCTgacaataaatcagcaccagctaccagccacagccagccgaacagagcggATACTTGTCTGCTACGGTTCTGTGGTTCGAGATATATAAGATAATTAGCATCTATGACCAATGCATGTGTCCTGGTTCCGGGGTTCAACTTCATGAATTGCAAAATCATGTTTACTGCTTTTCTGAAGCTTTATGCACTGTTTCTATGCATACATGCTGAGTGCCATTGTGTATCTTGTTTCAGGGAAGTCTATGCTGTATCTATAGTTGGTCCTTTCCCAACAGCAGTAACTAACCTGTTGGATCTGAGAAGATTGTAAGAACCTTTTCCTTGTCAGTGCTGCTTTATTCTTATGTTAAATATTAGGATCTTGAGGCACATGACAATATTGTTGatgttttgtaattattttatatAACCTGATTTGAGTTCATGTTCTTCATATACTTGTTGTTAGTGTTTGTTGGTCTTGACTCTTGAGATAACGATTAGTAAGAGACCTAGTGTGCATGGCAAGGCATCTGCCAGATTTATATACTCTTGTACAAATGAAGCTCTAGTTCTGCTATGCTATGCTCCCTTAGTTTGGAGAGCTCATTGGGACTATGGAAAGCTAGATTTATCCCTTAACCATCATCACTCGTTAACTTTGTCAGCTttcgtttcattttttttttgtctctgaGTTGCAACTTTCATTTCCCATCCAAAAAAATATCAGAGACTGAAAGAGATCTCATTAGTGAATTGTCATGTGAAGGGCTTCAGTAAAACATCTTTTTGACTTTTTCCTTACCCTACAACATCTTTATTTTATGTTCAAATCATTATGTAACTTAATCACTCAATTACAGGGATCTTCACAATAACAAGTTGACAGGGCCAATTCCTCCGCAGATTGGACGGTTAAAACATCTCAGGGTATTGTAAGTATGGAATATCTTACACTCTGCTACATAGAACATAAGTCTATTCTGTGCAATCCAACAATCGCCTCAGATACTGAATACCCTTGAATCAATAGTTCACTGTTATTATTTTTTCGCCCCCTTTAGTCGATGTTTAATTTGAATATAGTTGCTCTTCatctaagcaagtgtgtttgTATCTTAGGAACCTGAGGTGGAATAAGCTTCAAGATGTGCTTCCTCCTGAAATTGGTGAACTCAAGAAACTGACACACTTGTAAGTTCATTTTTAGAATGTACTGGATTTTATCTGGATAGATAAATGCTTCACTTTTGAAGATAAATGCTTCACTTCTGATTTCTCTTGGTGTTATTGGGAATTCTATAGGTACTTGAGCTTCAACAATTTTAAAGGCGAGATTCCAGTGGAGCTTGCAAACCTGCCAGAACTTCGTTACCTTTATCTTCATGAGAACCGATTCACGGGGCGGATCCCTTCAGAACTTGGAACTCTAAAGAACCTACGTCACCTGTAAACATCTTACCTGGTTCCTTCTAGTTCTTGTTCacagggaaaaagaaaatgctCACTCAGGTTTTTAATATTTGACATGACAacttaattatttcaaaatgaTAAATTCTCCTCTTGCAGTGATGTTGGGAACAACCACTTGACAGGCACTCTCAGGGATTTTATTGGCAACGGGAATGGCTTCCCTTCCTTGAGAAATCTGTAAGTAGAAATATAAACCTGCTACCAAATTCATCCTTCCCTCCTGAATGGTGAGTGCTGTCTTCCTTTGCTGACTGCTAAATTGTGTCCCACAGTTACCTTAACAATAACGAATTGACTGGTGTGCTGCCAGAACAGATTGCAAATTTGACAAACCTTGAGATTTTGTAAGTTCTCTGAAGCTAAAGACATTGTTGCATCAGGACCTTTCATCATATACCTCCTTTCAAAAAGAAATAGTAAATCATCTGATCATCCTCATACCTTCTACAGGCACTTGTCCAATAATAAGATGATCGGATCAATATCGCCGAAGCTAGTTAACATCCCAAGACTGATCTATTTGTGAGTCTCACTGCTTGAAATTTATTGAATTCTATAGTGTAGGAATGATCATCGTCATTCTTTATCATTCATCTGGTTCTCATGTTACAATGGTTTGTGGCAGGTACTTGGACAATAACAACTTCATTGGAAGGATACCCGAAGGGTTATACAAACATCCATATCTGAAGGAGCTGTAAGTTGGCTTCAGAATCTAGATTATAAGGAAACCTAAATTATTTTCACAAAGAATTCCATTTTACTTCCACTGTACAGTTATTGAAATACTTCCATGTGCTTGCTTCAGGTACATTGAAGGAAACCACTTCAGGCCAGGAACCAGACCAAAAGGAACGCACAAGGTGCTGGAACTGCCTGATGCTGACAGTTTAGTTTAGCCATGCTCGTTTAGGGTCCTGTAGTAGACTGCTACAGCACCACAATTACTTTGTAGCTATGTTTCTCACTGTACTGTTCAGTGACAAATCCACACTTGCAAAGAAAGGGAGGAAAAATCATTGTCATACTCCCGTCATCATTGGATGAGTGTACAGGCTGTATTGTTTACCGTACCCCTGCGTCTTTGCTGTATGATAGAGATGCTCTTCAGATGTAAACCCCTGCAAATTGCAAATTTGCAAAGCCACCGACAGTTCTGGTACAACCAGTGGCCAATTATATTCCTGTTACACCACTGGATATGATCTGGCCTTTTTGGAAGCAATTTTGGTGCCATCAATACTTGAAAGCGTGGACATGTGGGGTGGAGAATCTGCTAATGCCAGGCTGGATCTGCCCAATAAAAAGGGCACTAGAGAGTCGAGTCACAGACAGGGTTTCCAaatccgaccggtccggtcaaactgCTGCCCTCCGGTAGtagtttaccggaccggtttgaccggaaaccggtagaaaccggttgaattcaaatccaaattcagaATCAcatgtgcaaccggtttaccggccggtatgaccggtttgagatttttttatttttttagttcaaatttgaattttgaattggggCCGGTAGACTGGTTtgggattttttatttttttgaattcaaatttgaattttgaattggggccggtttgataccggcccaaaccgtaaCCGGGCCGGATTCGTTAACCCTGGTCACAGGCAGCCCATCCCCTTCCCAGTTTTGCCTTGTTGAGAACACGGGAATTTTTGCCGATATTGCTGTAATGGTATCGTTTCTTGTAAAATAAAACTTGCACGAAATTCATGCGAAATCACTGCATTCCAAACATGCCCTTCATTTCCAGGAATTTTTGCCCATCCCCTTCCCAGTTTTGCCTTGTTGAGAACACGGGAATTTTTGCCGATATTGCTGTAATGGTATCGTTTCTTGTAAAATAAAACTTGCACGAAATTCATGCGAAATCACTGCATTCCAAACATGCCCTTCATTTCCGATCAGAAGTTGGGTTAATGCTCGGGAGAAACGTAATACACGGTCTCCTACAAACTTGAGTGCAGAAGATCCAGTTATTCATATGCTGCACAGTCTGATTGGATGATTGCTGCAGCAAAGAATACTGTCAAGGTCACATGCATTTCCCACACCATTTATTACTTTAGCGCTATTACCTTTGTTGTTAGTGGTCCATGCTGCTTTTTTGGTATCCTGTGTTTCCTTCTGAACTCACACTGCAGTATCATGATTGGTGCATTTCAGGGAATTGGATGCGTCTCAGAAATCCATGTCCTGATCGATGTCGCCAGTGTTGCAAATGTTGATGCCTAAATCTGGTGAATAGATAGAATACTGAATGCATCGAATGAGAAAATTACATTCATCTGCCAAATGTGCACCCTGCATTTGGAGCCCATTACCATTGTACCATATGAGTTTCTGTAAATGCTCCCTGGAACTCTGAATATGCTAAGCAACCCAATTTATGGTAATGCCAGTACTACTGGCATTCTTGATCTTTTCGCCTTAGCAAAACATTTCCTTTCAGATTTTTCATCTACGTCCCAATGGTCCAGTTCCCCAGTTCCCTTGCAAATCCAGTGCTATCTTCTTTGCCGGATCGAACTCTGTGACGCACTGCAGTCTCTGCTGAATTGCTGATGCTTTCCTCAGACTGTAGCTAGCTGCTTCATCACACTTGTAGCTTTATTTTAGCAGTAAATGCTGCATACAAACATGTGATCTGCACTTCTGCGTAGTTCAGGGAAATGTCGGAGGGTTAGGTTTGCCGACACGAATTTGGCGAGTGGTGCTTCCTGGGATTATGTGCTTATGTTTCCCGGATTAAACGTTAATCAAGGTCTGAAACACCACCCGTTTGGCCTCTGCTCATTTCCTGAAGAGGCAGAGATACGGAAGGGAGCatgaaaacttttgaatactGAATCCGCAGAGTGGCGTCCGACTGTATGTGCCTGTTGGATATGGTTGCCACGGCAGCAGGCCGAGGGACCAGCCCAATCCAACGTTGTTTTTTCACTTGTTTTCGCCGTCTGCAAACGAATCATGCAGGCCAGGCCAAAGCTTTTGCCACCGCGTCTGCCTGCGCTGCGTGGGGACGGTGACGAGCGATGCGCGCCTGGGGTCGCCTGGGGGGCCGTAGCACGCGGCAGCTTTGCCCTTGTTGTTTTCTGACCGAGCGCCACCAGCCaacgccatggccggccggcccggcgcTGTGATGCCAGTCTGAGTCTGAGTTCCAGCGTCATCAGAATCCGGTGGTATGATACGAATACGATACCCGTTTGGACATTGCTCTGGGCGTGAGAAATCAGGGGACATTTTCTCTGCGTATCCGGAATGGCACTCCCATCTGAGGACCGGGCTCGAGTTTATGTGGTTTGGTAGGTTTGGGTCGTGGAGTGGTTTAGACTTTTGGAGAATGGTCGTAATTAAAAAAAGAATCTATGTACTATTGTTAAGCAGCAAACAATCAGAGTTTCTTTTGAGGTGAACAGACACCATGTCAAGTTTGCTTATCTTCTGGTCTAGTGCCCCTGCTTGCCATCTAGTGATAGTCACTTAGTCAGTCATCAGTGGCTGGTGGCAAAGACCAGGTACCAACCCAAGGCCACCAAAACCACCTCCTCCCCCGAACCAAACGGCCGGTGTCCCCTCGGACAGGGGAGCATATTGAATTTCAGTCCATGTCCCTACTAAAACACCCCATTGGTTGTTTCTCCCTCCCAAAAGAACTAAAATTAATTTCACTGAAAGCAAGGGACCCAAGTCCCCAGCACAGATCTGCTCAGCATTACCGGGACCTCATCCACTTACTCAGTAAGCATACTTTAGTCTTAGCTAGGGTAGAGACCACATTACATTAACCGGCGGGTGGATTTGCCATTGGAATGTATAATGAATCAACAATCAAGAGCCGGCACAAGGCCAGAAGCCAGAAAGCACCAGAATACTGCAACTGCGTGCATGGGGGGTCCTATTAGCGGTAGTAAAGAAGGCGAGCGGCGCCGTATTTTATGCCGCGGGCACGTGGTTAGCTCGGCGAGTCTTGGTGAGCAGCCAGATCTCTGAGGTGCCGGGAAACGGAGGAACATGCACCTTGTAGCTTGCACCCATCAACCCTGCATCTGCATGGCTGATGGCTACTAGCTGCATCAGTATATTTTTATCAAGTACAATGGAAAAACATCTTGTTCACTGGATAATTTCCCCTCTTTTTAGAGCACCCAGATACTACTTTTTCTATGTCCCGAGTAGACGTAGACGTGTAGTCATGTAGGCGCCACTCTAACAGAGGCAGGCCTGGACCATCTTTGTATTCGCATGGGTGGGCACTAACACCTGCACTGTGCAACAGCTGTGGTCAGCAGTGAGAGGACACGTCCATGTCAATCTGTAGAATCTTGCTTCCATGATCCTGCTCATATCTGGCatccaactttttttttcatagaAGGATTGATTCACAAGGAAAAAATGCCATGGATTTGAATCAAGCAATGTGGTTGGTCAACCTTGCGCAACCTCGAGCTTCTGCCTTGATGACGGAGCAAAGCAAGTACTTACTGGTACGGTTAAGCACTTACTAAGCATCAGTTACCGGTCAAATCTCAGCGGTGTAATGCATAGACTCTGCACAAGTCTTTGTACTACAGCATGTCACAAGTTCCCTTCGCATGCCAATTGGCAGCCTCGACCAATGCGGGCTGGTTTGCAGGTCAGCCTGAGCTCTTCCAGGCCGTTCAACTGGGGCAAAAATCTGTCGGTGCAGAAATCATCGGCGCCTTTTTTTTGTCTCTTTCTCTCAACAACCATCTCATTTTGACACGCTGATGGGCACGTTTTTGCACgacagaagaaaagaaaaaggaaaagaagaataAAAGTATCGTTACGCAGAAATTAATCGCCGCGCAATATATGCGAgcgtttctttctttctttttctggtCGATGAGGAATCGCTGTCAGGTGAGTCAATTTGACAGCTTCAAAGCTTTGATTGTGTAGTTCCACCTGCTCACGCGATGTCTCCATTGGTTTCGTCTCTTTTGGGGGCTCAGCCGTTGCTTCCTCGCTCGTCTTCTCGGCTTAGAGCGCGTttagttcaaaaaaatttgtggaaaaattactgtagcaattttcaacCGAAGATTAGGAGGactaaacatgatctaattataaatctaattacacggatggacgggaaatcacgagacgaatctattaagtctaattaatccgtcattagagattgattactgtagcataacATTGTCTAAttattgcataattaggttcattagatccGTCTCGCGATTTTATCCAGAGATtgtggaatgagttttgtcagttatctatatttaatactcctaattagtgatcaaacgtTCGAAGTTACTGCAGTGCACGgaaatttttgagaactaaaccgGCCCTTAGCTTCTTCTCTGGCCTTCCAAGAAACTCGCGCTACAGAGAACGTTCAGATTTCAGAAAAAGGTTGACACGGTCTGATCATCGGGTAGATGTGTGAGTAGCTAGAGAGGGTTACGTCGGAAGAAGACTCAAGTACGTACTCAACCAAGTTAAAAATCAACGATAACGAACAAGCTGTTTCACTCAAGGTGAGTGTGTGATTAATATCATGAACTAAAATTGGTATATGCTCCATCATCATATAAAATTTATGATCAATTATCTCTAGACCATTGCAAAATGGAAAGATACGCTATGACATAAGAGAATTTTGGTGAAAATAGAAGGACACTCACCTTTTGACGAAATCACCAATACACGTGCAAGAAAACGATGGTATACGTGTAAGTCATAAATTTTGCCCCACTTACATACAATATTCTATAAATATTCTATGTAAAAAGAATTCCGGTACAATACATTAAATAGTTTCATAATCccaaaaatcatgctacgacaTATAATTCACAGGATCAATGACATCCGTCAATAACTGACTTGCATACAAAGTATAAATCATAAAATATCTCCAAGCTAAGATAATAAGCTTTCAAAAATTTGCCTGGAGGGGAAGAAAAACCCACGAATTTGGAGAAAAAGGTAAAACAACGTTTACAAAAAGAGAATAAAGTAAGAGAGAGAAAAACATAAGAACCAAACAAaatcctccctcccctgctctctgTCTCTCCAGCCGGGACGGAAGCAGGCAAGCAACCTGCAACCCCATAGCCGCGGCCATCATCGCCTAGCACCCCCGGTCCCGGAAGAGAAATCCCCAATCCCTCGCCCCCAAAATCCCCTGCGAATTTCGCCGATAGGCCCCTCGCGCCGCCCCGTATTTGCACTCCCCGCACGCGGCGACGCGCATTGCTATTCCCTTCCATTATTTTCCTCTCTTTCTTCCCTATTAGTATCACCCGTGCGATTAGCATGTCTCAGCCCAatgccaccgcctcgccgccgccgtcgcaggaaCCCTAGGCCACCGGAGTCGGAGCTCCCGTCGGCGGGGGACCGGGAGGGGGAGGATGCAGCTGCGGATCTCGCCGAGCATGCGCAGCATCACCATCTCCAGCAGCAATGGCGTCGTCGACTCCATGAAGGTGCGCGTCGCGCCgcagccgcccccaccgccgccgccgccgctcgtgcccggccgccgcggcgggggagggggctgGGGCGCCGGCTGGTACTGGCGGGCGGTCGCGTTCCCAGCCGTTGTGGCGCTCGGCTGCCTCCTGCCCTTCGCCttcatcctcgccgc
This window contains:
- the LOC120688500 gene encoding probable leucine-rich repeat receptor-like protein kinase At1g35710 is translated as MAAASFARALLLLVVVLLLAGAARGKTVKRDVKALNEIKSSLGWRVVYSWVGDDPCGHGDLPPWSGVTCSQQGDYRVVTELEVYAVSIVGPFPTAVTNLLDLRRLDLHNNKLTGPIPPQIGRLKHLRVLNLRWNKLQDVLPPEIGELKKLTHLYLSFNNFKGEIPVELANLPELRYLYLHENRFTGRIPSELGTLKNLRHLDVGNNHLTGTLRDFIGNGNGFPSLRNLYLNNNELTGVLPEQIANLTNLEILHLSNNKMIGSISPKLVNIPRLIYLYLDNNNFIGRIPEGLYKHPYLKELYIEGNHFRPGTRPKGTHKVLELPDADSLV